In the Brassica napus cultivar Da-Ae chromosome A7, Da-Ae, whole genome shotgun sequence genome, one interval contains:
- the LOC106447226 gene encoding AT-rich interactive domain-containing protein 3-like isoform X1, producing MENITEMETDRVGQETETEEQSLDNATDDKNPKETVGEDDPESEHKDSPPPMVTEEGTNDDDPPKIDDEKNSQLETTTHLTPSPEADTCTLEKADDDLSKPTVEDSLEQSIASNKVSSDVLRNDRDSAMVDEDTAVVHEETTTVPLSEDKGSPRHHANAVTEEEKPAEEDDMTSSGEQNEITVTPDTKLSEDKGSPLHTADTLMEQQDRTEEEHDMTSSGDHTEIALSPDPKLSEDKGSPLHHAQDKTVEEHDMTSSGEHKEFPVIPDTKLSEEDKGSPLHLANTVTEQDKTAEEHDIISSGEQKEFLVNPDTKVLEENNDKIDEGEANNMNLADDGSKPVDHDQGLEVPGSETVSNLEDNKPSEPLIEPPANLEKEPVMPATENDKLSDILAPGVSGDSDKGLSLLPATQTSSDHNEGVATLEAEPIEDMELDVPDSKLVTDAGIDSTNNNDVNVDAPNAEKKDYSIVLVPERSDADENASVRLDPGPPCVVSSDTKGLLSGGLNNGVHKIGQPPSGLDGAMSANQAAPGCDGTMSAKRSFLLDDASDGNESGTEEDQSAFMKELYQFFRERSMDFKPPKFYGEGLNCLKLFRAVIRLGGYDKVTGCKLWRQVGESFRPPKTCTTVSWTFRGFYEKALLEYERHKVMMGELQIPLAIEPEPMNIDNQASGSGRAKRDSAARAMQGWNSQRLNGNGEVNDPAVKDKNLVLHQKREKQMGNTPGVLKRKRPSSTEHAIQVSRPMLDVTVVDVGPPADWVKINVQRTVCYYLENLSNPPTLFYVLINSLFKCPQEDCFEVYALVPGLVREEVRVQSDPAGRLVISGEPENPMNPWGATPFKKVVSLPTRIDPHHTSAVVTLNGQLFVRVPLEQSD from the exons ATGGAGAATATAACAGAAATGGAGACTGATAGAGTTGGACAGGAAACTGAGACCGAAGAGCAGAGTCTAGATAATGCTACCGATGATAAGAATCCTAAAGAGACAGTAGGAGAGGACGATCCTGAAAGTGAACATAAGGATTCTCCTCCTCCCATGGTCACTGAAGAAGGTACCAACGATGATGATCCACCAAAGATTGATGATGAGAAGAATTCTCAATTAGAAACAACCACGCATCTAACTCCTTCTCCTGAAGCAGATACTTGTACCCTTGAGAAGGCCGATGATGATCTATCAAAGCCTACTGTGGAAGACTCTTTAGAGCAGAGCATTGCGTCCAACAAAGTAAGTTCGGATGTCTTGAGAAATGACAGAGATTCTGCTATGGTTGACGAAGATACTGCAGTTGTCCATGAAGAAACGACCACAGTACCACTCTCGGAGGACAAAGGATCGCCACGTCATCATGCTAATGCTGTGACGGAGGAGGAAAAACctgcagaagaagatgatatgACATCCTCAGGAGAACAAAACGAGATTACAGTCACTCCTGATACCAAACTCTCGGAAGACAAAGGATCACCGCTTCATACTGCTGATACTTTAATGGAGCAGCAGGATAGAACTGAAGAAGAACATGACATGACATCCTCAGGAGACCACACCGAGATTGCACTTTCACCTGATCCCAAACTCTCCGAGGACAAAGGTTCACCGCTTCATCATGCTCAGGACAAAACTGTTGAAGAACATGACATGACATCCTCAGGAGAACATAAAGAGTTTCCAGTGATTCCTGATACCAAACTCTCAGAGGAGGACAAAGGATCACCGCTCCATCTTGCTAACACTGTAACGGAGCAGGACAAAACTGCAGAAGAACATGACATCATATCCTCAGGAGAACAGAAAGAGTTTCTAGTCAATCCTGACACCAAAGTTCTTGAGGAGAACAATGACAAGATAGACGAGGGGGAGGCTAACAATATGAACTTGGCTGACGATGGAAGTAAGCCGGTAGATCATGATCAAGGGCTAGAGGTGCCTGGTTCTGAGACCGTATCAAACCTGGAGGATAATAAGCCATCCGAGCCTCTAATAGAACCCCCAGCGAATTTGGAAAAGGAGCCAGTCATGCCTGCCACAGAAAATGACAAACTCTCTGATATTTTGGCTCCTGGAGTTTCAGGAGACAGTGACAAAGGGTTGTCTCTCTTGCCCGCTACCCAGACTTCATCAGACCATAACGAAGGAGTCGCTACACTTGAGGCTGAACCTATAGAAGACATGGAACTTGATGTACCTGATTCTAAATTGGTCACTGATGCTGGTATTGACTCTACTAATAACAACGATGTGAATGTTGACGCTCCTAATGCTGAAAAGAAAGATTATTCTATAGTATTAGTACCTGAGAGAAGTGATGCTGATGAGAATGCATCAGTGAGACTTGACCCTGGTCCTCCTTGTGTTGTCTCTTCTGATACAAAGGGGTTGTTAAGTGGAGGCTTGAATAATGGGGTCCATAAAATAGGCCAGCCACCATCTGGTTTAGATGGGGCCATGAGCGCAAATCAGGCAGCACCTGGTTGTGATGGGACCATGAGCGCAAAGCGCTCCTTCCTCTTGGATGACGCGTCGGATGGCAATGAATCTGGAACGGAGGAGGATCAATCTGCTTTTATGAAAGAATTATACCAGTTTTTTAGAGAGAGAAGCATGGACTTTAAACCTCCAAAGTTTTATGGGGAGGGACTAAACTGCCTTAA GTTGTTTAGAGCTGTAATTAGATTGGGCGGTTATGACAAG GTTACTGGATGCAAACTATGGAGGCAAGTAGGAGAGTCTTTCAGGCCCCCAAA GACATGTACAACAGTGTCATGGACTTTCAGAGGTTTTTACGAAAAG GCTCTTCTTGAATATGAGCGGCATAAAGTCATGATGGGTGAACTACAGATACCCCTTGCTATTGAACCAGAACCGATGAATATTGATAATCAG GCTTCTGGATCTGGTAGAGCGAAAAGAGATTCAGCAGCCCGTGCTATGCAAGGTTGGAATTCACAACGTCTTAATGGAAACGGTGAAGTTAATGACCCTGCAGTTAAG GATAAGAATTTAGTTCTTCATCAAAAGCGAGAAAAACAGATGGGAAACACCCCTG GTGTGCTGAAACGCAAGAGGCCTTCGTCTACTGAGCATGCCATCCAAGTGTCTAGACCTAT GTTGGATGTGACAGTTGTTGATGTTGGACCACCAGCTGACTGGGTGAAGATTAACGTACAGAGGACGGTATGTTACTATCTTGAAAATCTGAGCAATCCACCTACCTTGTTTTATGTATTAATTAATAGTCTCTTCAAATGTCCACAGGAAGATTGCTTTGAGGTTTATGCATTAGTCCCAGGACTAGTCCGTGAAGAG GTCCGAGTCCAATCAGATCCGGCAGGACGGTTGGTAATAAGTGGCGAACCAGAGAACCCTATGAATCCATGGGGAGCTACTCCTTTCAAAAAG GTGGTTAGTTTGCCGACAAGGATTGATCCGCATCATACATCGGCTGTGGTAACCTTAAACGGGCAGTTATTCGTCCGTGTGCCACTTGAGCAATCTGATTAG